A window of Psychroflexus sp. ALD_RP9 contains these coding sequences:
- a CDS encoding phosphoribosylglycinamide formyltransferase encodes MKQSKKIKKIVIFASGNGTNAINIYHYFNKVEEISVSHIFSNNKQAKVLKKANDLGITAIHFDKEAFYATTELLDYIEALQPDLIVLAGFLWKIPENFIKAFPKKIINIHPALLPHYGGKGMYGEKVHKAVIKDGATKSGITIHYVNEVYDEGEIIAQYQLDVTSDDSHKTLAEKIHSLEYKHFPKEIHKLLS; translated from the coding sequence ATGAAACAATCAAAAAAAATCAAGAAAATTGTCATTTTTGCCTCTGGAAACGGCACTAATGCCATCAACATTTATCATTATTTCAATAAAGTTGAAGAAATTAGCGTTAGTCATATTTTTTCGAATAATAAGCAGGCTAAAGTTTTAAAAAAGGCCAATGATTTAGGTATTACTGCCATTCATTTTGATAAAGAAGCCTTCTATGCGACAACTGAATTACTTGACTACATCGAAGCACTTCAACCGGATTTGATTGTTCTTGCAGGGTTTTTATGGAAAATACCTGAAAATTTCATTAAAGCTTTTCCAAAAAAAATAATCAATATACATCCTGCTTTGTTACCTCATTATGGCGGTAAAGGTATGTATGGAGAAAAAGTTCATAAAGCAGTTATAAAAGATGGCGCAACAAAAAGTGGGATTACAATACATTATGTAAATGAAGTTTATGATGAAGGTGAAATTATTGCACAATATCAATTAGATGTTACAAGCGATGACAGTCATAAAACCCTTGCTGAAAAAATACATAGCTTAGAATACAAGCATTTTCCTAAAGAAATTCACAAGCTTTTAAGTTAA
- the fabF gene encoding beta-ketoacyl-ACP synthase II, translating into MELKRVVVTGLGALTPIGNNISEYWDGLINGRSGAAPITYFDTEHFKTKFACEIKNFDTKDYFDRKELRRLDKFAQYAMVSSDEAIADSGIDLNNVDKYRVGVIWGAGIGGLETFQNEVMSYAKGDGKPRFNPFFIPKMIADIAPGNISIKHGFMGPNYTTVSACASSANALIDALNYIRLGYSDVIVSGGSEAAVTEAGMGGFNSMHALSTRNESPETASRPFDANRDGFVLGEGSGALILEEYEHAKARGAKIYAEVVGGGLSSDAYHMTAPHPEGQGVIAVMKNCLKNAGLNPEDVDAINTHGTSTPLGDVAELKAIKEVFGEHAKNININSTKSMTGHLLGAAGAIEAISSILAMQNGIVPPTINHSQADENIDPELNLTLNKPQKRDLKVALSNTFGFGGHNACVAFKTLE; encoded by the coding sequence ATGGAATTAAAGCGAGTTGTTGTTACGGGTCTTGGTGCACTCACACCTATTGGTAATAATATTTCAGAATACTGGGATGGACTTATCAATGGGAGAAGCGGTGCTGCGCCTATAACTTATTTTGATACAGAGCATTTCAAAACAAAGTTCGCTTGTGAAATTAAAAACTTTGATACCAAAGATTACTTTGACAGAAAAGAACTTAGGCGTCTAGATAAATTTGCCCAATACGCGATGGTTTCTTCTGATGAAGCTATTGCCGATTCTGGAATAGATTTAAATAATGTTGATAAGTACAGAGTTGGTGTAATTTGGGGCGCTGGAATAGGCGGTTTAGAAACATTTCAAAATGAAGTGATGAGCTATGCTAAAGGCGATGGTAAACCGCGTTTCAATCCATTTTTTATCCCTAAAATGATTGCTGATATTGCTCCTGGCAATATTTCAATTAAACATGGGTTTATGGGGCCAAATTATACCACAGTTTCAGCTTGTGCTTCATCAGCTAATGCATTAATCGACGCGTTGAATTACATCAGACTAGGATATAGCGATGTCATTGTTTCAGGCGGAAGCGAAGCTGCTGTAACTGAAGCCGGAATGGGTGGCTTCAATTCTATGCATGCATTATCAACTCGAAATGAAAGCCCAGAAACAGCCTCAAGACCATTTGATGCTAATAGAGATGGTTTTGTGCTAGGAGAAGGTTCAGGTGCTTTAATTTTAGAAGAATATGAACATGCTAAGGCTAGAGGAGCAAAAATTTACGCTGAAGTTGTTGGTGGAGGTTTATCTTCAGATGCTTACCACATGACAGCACCACATCCTGAAGGTCAAGGCGTTATTGCTGTAATGAAAAACTGTCTTAAAAATGCAGGCTTAAATCCTGAAGACGTTGATGCCATTAATACACATGGTACTTCTACACCATTAGGAGATGTAGCTGAGTTAAAAGCCATTAAAGAAGTTTTTGGTGAACACGCAAAGAATATCAATATAAATTCTACAAAGTCAATGACAGGTCACTTGTTGGGAGCAGCTGGCGCTATCGAAGCAATTTCTTCGATTTTAGCTATGCAAAATGGAATTGTTCCTCCTACAATAAACCACTCGCAAGCTGATGAAAATATTGACCCAGAGCTAAACCTGACACTTAATAAACCTCAAAAGCGAGACCTTAAAGTTGCTTTAAGTAATACTTTTGGTTTTGGTGGTCATAATGCTTGTGTAGCTTTTAAAACATTAGAATAA
- a CDS encoding efflux RND transporter periplasmic adaptor subunit, whose product MNNKLKTFSIAGLILVLGVFLGAILFSSEDNKEAHDHSQEQADETVWTCSMHPQIRKDEPGDCPICGMDLIPASSMEDDVDPDAIRMSKTARKLAQVETMSVGNEDQKPSMNFSGRLEINQDKTQSISANFKARIERLYVNEDGEKVQKGQVIAELYAPEIQVLKEELDLAKKQQNKVLLKAITQKIKNYELSVSDIQSLENGRLKLRSPKSGVISSLNVQQGDNLKADQQLMRIADLSTLWAIVDVYESDLNRIKKGDKLNIKIPNENQVTGFISFISPVLDDKTRTAKARVVIQNPNQYLKPGVFIKAKLENTKLKSTQKQTLMIPQSAVLWTGKRSVVYQELENENGIYFKMREVEIGKASSSNIEILSGLKAGDKVVVQGAFSIDSEAQLSNKPSMMNPSKSHREIEISETESSISNLEQLLSKYLELKNTLVNDDFNQAQDSFKSFFTILKKQNLNLKIQQDFRNIEALRNEFQLISEIMIKIVKKAKNLPETIYIQNCPMADHNSGADWLSNSDAIRNPYFGSAMLKCGSVIDSIQ is encoded by the coding sequence ATGAACAATAAATTAAAAACCTTTAGTATTGCAGGGCTTATTCTAGTCCTAGGTGTCTTTCTTGGTGCTATTTTGTTTTCTTCAGAAGACAATAAAGAAGCACACGATCATTCTCAGGAGCAGGCAGATGAGACCGTTTGGACCTGCTCCATGCATCCGCAAATTCGTAAAGATGAACCTGGAGATTGCCCCATTTGTGGAATGGATTTGATTCCGGCATCTTCAATGGAAGATGATGTCGATCCAGATGCCATCAGGATGAGTAAAACCGCACGTAAATTGGCACAAGTCGAAACCATGTCTGTCGGTAACGAAGACCAAAAACCGAGCATGAATTTCTCTGGTCGCTTAGAAATTAACCAGGATAAAACACAATCTATATCAGCTAATTTTAAGGCTAGAATTGAACGACTTTACGTAAATGAAGATGGAGAAAAAGTGCAAAAAGGACAAGTAATTGCCGAGTTGTATGCACCAGAAATTCAAGTTTTGAAAGAAGAACTCGATTTGGCCAAAAAACAGCAAAATAAAGTTCTTTTGAAGGCGATTACTCAAAAAATTAAAAATTACGAACTCTCAGTTAGTGATATTCAATCTCTAGAAAATGGGCGCTTGAAGCTAAGATCGCCTAAAAGCGGAGTGATTTCTAGTTTAAACGTACAGCAAGGCGATAATTTAAAAGCGGATCAACAATTAATGCGTATTGCTGATTTATCGACACTTTGGGCGATTGTAGATGTGTATGAAAGTGATTTAAATCGAATTAAAAAAGGTGATAAACTTAATATTAAAATACCTAACGAAAATCAGGTTACAGGATTTATAAGCTTTATTTCTCCAGTTTTAGATGATAAAACGAGAACGGCAAAAGCAAGAGTGGTAATTCAAAATCCCAATCAATACTTAAAGCCAGGTGTTTTTATTAAAGCTAAACTAGAAAACACAAAATTAAAGTCAACCCAGAAACAGACTTTGATGATTCCGCAATCGGCTGTACTTTGGACGGGAAAACGTTCGGTGGTTTACCAAGAATTAGAAAATGAAAATGGTATTTATTTTAAAATGAGAGAAGTAGAAATAGGAAAGGCTTCATCAAGCAATATCGAAATTCTTTCAGGATTAAAAGCAGGCGATAAAGTTGTTGTTCAAGGTGCTTTTAGTATAGATTCTGAAGCTCAACTTTCTAATAAACCAAGTATGATGAATCCTTCAAAATCTCATCGAGAAATTGAAATTTCTGAAACCGAAAGTTCAATTAGTAATCTAGAGCAATTACTTTCGAAATATCTTGAGTTGAAGAATACTTTGGTTAATGATGATTTTAACCAAGCCCAAGACAGCTTTAAAAGTTTTTTTACCATTTTAAAAAAGCAAAATTTAAATCTTAAAATTCAACAAGATTTTAGAAATATTGAAGCCTTAAGAAATGAATTTCAGCTCATCTCTGAAATAATGATTAAGATCGTTAAAAAGGCTAAAAATTTACCTGAAACAATATACATTCAAAATTGCCCGATGGCAGATCATAATTCTGGCGCAGATTGGTTGAGTAATTCTGATGCAATTCGTAATCCTTACTTTGGCTCAGCAATGCTTAAGTGTGGTAGTGTGATAGACTCTATTCAATAA
- a CDS encoding viroplasmin family protein, which produces MANKKFYVVWDGWEPGIYDSWSTCKRMINNYPNAKYKSFKTKTEANKAYNEGFFNYKKSKQNLSSKALSEINFNSISVDAASSGNPGKMEYRGVITKTKAQLFHIGPFSQGTNNIGEFLALVHGLAFLKAKKSNAAIYSDSKIAISWVKQKKCKTKLVKNTKNQKLFDLITRAEDWLKKNTYHTQILKWNTKEWGEIPADFGRK; this is translated from the coding sequence ATGGCAAATAAAAAGTTTTATGTGGTTTGGGATGGCTGGGAACCAGGAATTTACGATAGCTGGAGCACTTGTAAACGAATGATTAATAATTACCCAAACGCCAAGTATAAGTCCTTTAAAACTAAAACTGAAGCAAATAAAGCTTACAACGAAGGTTTTTTTAATTATAAAAAATCTAAACAAAATTTATCTTCAAAAGCACTTTCTGAAATCAATTTTAATAGCATTTCTGTTGATGCCGCTTCAAGTGGAAATCCTGGAAAAATGGAATATCGCGGTGTAATTACTAAAACTAAAGCTCAGTTATTTCATATTGGTCCATTTTCACAAGGTACTAACAACATTGGAGAATTTTTAGCCTTAGTACATGGTTTAGCATTTTTAAAGGCTAAAAAAAGTAATGCAGCAATTTATTCTGATTCTAAAATTGCTATCAGTTGGGTAAAACAAAAAAAATGTAAAACCAAATTGGTAAAAAACACAAAAAACCAAAAATTGTTTGACCTCATCACTCGTGCTGAAGATTGGCTTAAAAAAAACACTTACCATACTCAAATCTTAAAATGGAATACAAAAGAATGGGGCGAAATTCCAGCAGATTTCGGTCGTAAATAA
- a CDS encoding acyl carrier protein: protein MSDIASRVKAIIVDKLGVDENEVVTEASFTNDLGADSLDTVELIMEFEKEFDIQIPDDQAENISTVGQAVAYIEEAK, encoded by the coding sequence ATGTCAGACATTGCATCAAGAGTAAAAGCAATTATCGTTGACAAGCTAGGAGTTGACGAAAACGAAGTTGTTACAGAAGCTAGCTTTACAAACGACTTAGGTGCGGATTCTTTAGACACCGTTGAATTAATTATGGAGTTTGAAAAAGAATTTGATATTCAAATACCAGACGACCAAGCAGAAAACATTTCAACAGTAGGTCAAGCCGTAGCTTATATTGAAGAAGCAAAATAA